The genomic region GGTAGAGTAGTTGTTTAGGCTCTCGCGCCTTGTTGAAGGCATCCATTTGGGATGCCGTTCGTACTAAGACATCGTTGCCGGGAACAACAAACAAAAGTGGTGTTGGGGAGACTCTATGAATCATAGACTGGCCCTCAAAGCTGAGCATGTGCAGTTGGGTCTGCGAAGTGATGTAGTTCTCCCAGCGGCTTCCACAGGTCTTTTGGAGACTCATCAAATCGTAGGCGTCCTTGGTGGGGAACATGGCGTTTGTTGTAGCTGGATCCGAAGACTCTCGATCAGCAGCAATCAGCGGCACGGTTGGTGGGTCTAATCCAGAGGTAATCTGACGCCGGTCCTCCAGCAAAGTCGGGATACGATCTTTGAACGCGAGTGATCTGACCTCGCCTGAAACAGCGGGGCACTGGATGATAGCAGCTTTGATCCGCTTATCGATTGCTGCAGCATAAATGACATTCCCACCAGAGAAGCTGCTACCCCAGTATACAATCTTATCCTTGTCGACACAAGGAATACTGGCTGCAAAGTTGAATGCGTCGTAGTAGTCTGCTTGCTGTAACGGAGGGTTGGACTCCTGCCGAGGCAGACCATCGCTATCTCCCCAATTACGGTTGTCATACAACAATACTACGTACCCTGCATCGTGGAAAGCTGACGCAAAATTCGGCAGCAGGAAGTGGCGGGTTCCACCAAGCTAAATGAATATTTCTTGTTAGACATCCTATAACCTAAGACGTGATAACAGAGCGGAGGCTGTATAGTACTAACACCGTGGGTCATGATGATGCATGGCGAGGTCTCCGGTTGGGGGTACAGCCAGCCACGTAGTGCGATGCCATCACACGCTCGAAATTCGATGTCTCGTCGTGGAAGGCCCATGATTGAAATCGGGCGCGGTATGTATGTCAAAAGCGtggatggagaagaacttgagaagaTATGCCAGTTCGTTAAGTATTGATGAATGAGCTGGTTGACTGCATGCAGGGTACTTTTTCATAGGTAAATTCCTCTGAGCTACATCTC from Fusarium oxysporum Fo47 chromosome III, complete sequence harbors:
- a CDS encoding alpha/beta superfamily hydrolase, with amino-acid sequence MGLPRRDIEFRACDGIALRGWLYPQPETSPCIIMTHGLGGTRHFLLPNFASAFHDAGYVVLLYDNRNWGDSDGLPRQESNPPLQQADYYDAFNFAASIPCVDKDKIVYWGSSFSGGNVIYAAAIDKRIKAAIIQCPAVSGEVRSLAFKDRIPTLLEDRRQITSGLDPPTVPLIAADRESSDPATTNAMFPTKDAYDLMSLQKTCGSRWENYITSQTQLHMLSFEGQSMIHRVSPTPLLFVVPGNDVLVRTASQMDAFNKAREPKQLLYLDGCGHFDLYTGDYFKENIKVQIDFLDRYVKY